The following are encoded together in the Brassica napus cultivar Da-Ae chromosome A9, Da-Ae, whole genome shotgun sequence genome:
- the LOC106366866 gene encoding callose synthase 11-like, with protein MSMRPRPSPATAHAPSQEVYNIIPIHDFLTEHPSLRYPEVRAAAAALKVVGDLAKPPFVDFTPRMDLMDWLGLLFGFQLDNVRNQRENLVLHLANSQMRLQPPPLHPDGLDPTVLRRFRKKLLRNYTNWCSFLGVRCHVTSPAHSRHQTNVVLNLRRELLYVALYLLIWGESANLRFMPECICYIFHHMAMELNKVLGGEFDDMTGMPYWPSFSGDCAYLKSVVMPIYRTVKTEVESSNNGTKPHSAWRNYDDINEYFWRKRALKSLKWPLDCTSNFFDTTPKSSRVGKTGFVEQRSFWNVFRSFDRLWILLLLYLQAAIIVATSRVKYPWQDKDVEVALLTVFITWAGLRLLQSVLDASTQYSLVGRETFWLFVRLILKVLVAVTWTVLFSVFYARIWSQKNKDGLWSQAANDRIIVFLKVVFVYVIPEMLALVLFIVPCIRNWVEELNLGIVYFFTWWFYSKSFVGRGLREGLVDNVKYSIFWIVVLATKFIFSYFLQIRPLIKPTRALLNLKNAPYNWHEFFGSTHRIAVVMLWLPVILVYLMDLQIWYSIYSSLVGATIGLFSHLGEIRNIDQLRLRFQFFSSAMQFNLKPEERLLGPKATVLKKARDAIHRLKLRYGIGQPFNKIESSQVEATWFALLWNEIILTFREEDLISDREVELLELPPNCWNIQVIRWPCFLLCNELLLALSQANELCDAPDRWLWSKICSSEYRRCAVIEAFDSIKFVIRKIVKNGTEEESIVNRLLNEIDENVESRKVTEVYKLTVLLRIHEKLISLLERLMDPDKKVFRIVNILQALYELCAWEFPRIRRSTQQLRQLGLAPVSLNADTELLFVNAINLPPPGDVVFYRQIRRVHTILTSRDPMHNVPKNLEARERLAFFSNSLFMNMPQAPSVEKMLAFSVLTPYYDEEVMYRQEMLRAENEDGISTLFYLQKIYADEWVNFVERMRREGVENENDIWTQKVRDLRLWASYRGQTLSRTVRGMMYYYSALKKLAFLDSASEMDISMGTQIAPEPPRSYYTRDGGDNILQPTASQEISRMANGIGHLFKGSESGSAMMKFTYVVACQVYGQHKAKGDHRAEEILFLMKSHEALRIAYVDEVNLGLGNVEYYSVLVKFDQRLQREVEIYRIRLPGPLKLGEGKPENQNHAIIFTRGDAIQTIDMNQDNHFEEALKMRNLLESFKKNYGIRKPTILGVREKVFTGSVSSLAWFMSSQETSFVTLGQRVLANPLKVRMHYGHPDVFDRFWFIPRGGISKASRVINISEDIFAGFNCTLRGGNVTHHEYIQVGKGRDVGLNQISMFEAKVASGNGEQALSRDVYRLGHRLDFFRMLSFFYTTVGYYFNTMLIVFTVYAFLWGRLYLALSGVEKIAKDRSSSNEALGAILNQQFVIQLGLFTALPMILENSLERGFLPAIWDFITMQLQLASFFYTFSLGTRSHYFGRTILHGGAKYRATGRGFVVEHKKFAENYRLYARTHFIKAIELAIILLVYAAYSPLAKSSLVYILMTISSWFLITSWIISPFLFNPSGFDWLKTVYDFDDFMNWLWSRGGLFTKADQSWFTWWNEEQDHLKTTGVWGKLLEILLDLRFFFFQYSIVYHLRIADGQTSIGVYLVSWGCIIGIAAIYITTIYAQKRFSVKEHIKYRFIQFLVIWLTVLVVVLMLQFTKLTVVDLLISLLAFIPTGWGLISIAQVLRPFLISTVVWDTVISVARLYDLCFGLIVMAPVALLSWLPGFQNMQTRILFNEAFSRGLQISIILAGKKSA; from the exons ATGAGTATGAGACCACGGCCATCTCCGGCCACCGCGCACGCGCCGTCGCAGGAGGTGTACAACATAATCCCGATCCACGATTTCTTAACGGAACACCCGTCGCTGCGTTACCCGGAGGTTAgagcggcggcggcggcgcttAAGGTAGTCGGAGACCTCGCGAAACCTCCGTTCGTCGATTTCACACCTCGCATGGACTTGATGGACTGGCTAGGTCTCCTCTTCGGTTTCCAACTCGACAATGTTCGGAACCAGCGAGAGAATCTCGTCCTCCACTTAGCTAACTCCCAAATGCGTCTCCAACCGCCGCCGCTTCATCCCGACGGCCTCGATCCGACGGTTCTCCGTCGTTTCCGGAAGAAGCTCCTCCGCAACTACACCAATTGGTGCTCGTTCCTCGGAGTGAGGTGCCACGTCACCTCCCCAGCTCATAGCCGTCATCAGACCAACGTCGTTTTGAATCTCCGGCGAGAGCTTTTGTACGTTGCTCTGTATCTATTGATTTGGGGAGAGTCTGCGAATCTCAGGTTTATGCCGGAGTGTATCTGTTACATCTTCCACCACATGGCCATGGAGCTTAACAAAGTTTTGGGGGGAGAGTTTGATGACATGACGGGGATGCCTTATTGGCCTTCTTTCTCCGGCGATTGTGCTTATCTGAAGAGTGTGGTTATGCCGATTTACAGGACGGTTAAGACGGAGGTTGAGAGTAGTAACAATGGGACGAAGCCACACTCGGCCTGGAGAAATTACGATGACATTAACGAGTATTTCTGGAGAAAGAGAGCCTTGAAGAGCCTTAAATGGCCTCTTGACTGTACTAGTAACTTCTTTGATACCACGCCTAAGAGCAGTAGAGTGGGGAAGACAGGGTTTGTGGAGCAGAGGTCGTTCTGGAATGTGTTCAGAAGTTTTGACCGGTTATGGATCTTGTTGCTTCTCTACTTGCAAGCTGCTATTATTGTTGCTACGAGTAGGGTTAAGTATCCATGGCAAGACAAGGATGTGGAG GTTGCGTTGTTGACTGTTTTCATCACCTGGGCGGGATTGAGGTTGCTTCAGTCTGTGCTTGACGCTAGCACTCAGTATAGTTTGGTGGGCAGAGAAACGTTCTGGCTTTTTGTCAGACTGATTTTGAAGGTTTTGGTGGCTGTGACATGGACGGTTTTGTTTTCGGTCTTCTACGCAAGGATTTGGAGCCAGAAAAATAAGGATGGTCTTTGGTCTCAAGCTGCAAACGACAGGATTATCGTGTTTCTCAAGGTAGTATTCGTGTATGTTATTCCTGAGATGTTGGCTCTTGTACTCTTTATTGTGCCTTGCATAAGGAACTGGGTTGAAGAGCTGAATCTTGGAATTGTGTACTTTTTCACCTGGTGGTTCTATAGCAAGAGTTTTGTTGGTCGTGGGTTGAGGGAAGGTCTGGTGGACAATGTCAAGTATTCAATCTTTTGGATTGTTGTATTGGCGACTAAATTCATATTCAGTTACTTCTTACAAATCAGGCCTCTAATTAAACCGACCAGGGCGCTCCTCAACTTGAAAAATGCGCCGTACAATTGGCACGAGTTTTTTGGAAGCACTCACAGGATAGCGGTAGTGATGCTGTGGCTCCCTGTTATATTGGTTTACCTGATGGATTTGCAAATCTGGTACTCGATCTACTCATCACTTGTAGGTGCAACAATTGGTCTGTTTTCTCACTTGGGGGAGATCCGGAACATTGATCAGTTGAGACTCAGGTTTCAGTTCTTTTCAAGTGCTATGCAGTTTAACCTTAAACCTGAAGAGCGTCTTTTGGGTCCTAAAGCAACAGTTCTTAAAAAGGCTCGTGACGCTATTCACCGGCTGAAGTTGCGTTATGGAATTGGTCAGCCTTTCAACAAAATCGAGTCTAGTCAGGTGGAAGCGACTTGGTTTGCATTGTTGTGGAATGAGATCATCCTAACGTTTAGAGAGGAAGATCTTATCAGTGACAGGGAAGTTGAGCTTCTTGAGTTGCCGCCTAATTGTTGGAATATTCAGGTTATTCGGTGGCCGTGTTTCCTCCTTTGCAATGAGCTCCTACTTGCGCTAAGCCAGGCAAACGAGCTCTGTGATGCTCCTGATCGCTGGCTTTGgtcgaaaatctgtagcagcgAGTACCGGCGTTGTGCTGTTATAGAAGCCTTTGATAGCATCAAATTTGTGATTcgtaaaattgttaaaaatggCACAGAGGAAGAGTCTATAGTGAACAGATTGTTGAACGAAATCGATGAAAATGTGGAAAGCCGGAAGGTAACTGAGGTATATAAGCTGACGGTACTACTCCGGATTCATGAGAAGCTAATATCACTTCTTGAGCGTCTGATGGACCCAGATAAGAAAGTATTCAGGATTGTGAACATACTGCAAGCCCTGTATGAACTCTGCGCATGGGAATTTCCAAGAATTAGGAGGAGCACTCAGCAGTTAAGGCAGCTTGGTTTGGCGCCCGTTAGTTTGAATGCAGATACCGAGTTGCTGTTTGTCAATGCCATAAATCTCCCTCCTCCTGGTGATGTTGTCTTTTATAGGCAGATAAGGCGGGTACATACAATTCTTACTTCTAGAGATCCAATGCATAATGTGCCCAAGAATCTCGAGGCCAGGGAGCGTCTTGCTTTCTTCAGCAACTCTCTCTTTATGAACATGCCCCAGGCTCCAAGTGTAGAAAAAATGTTGGCTTTTAGTGTGTTGACTCCTTACTATGATGAGGAAGTGATGTATCGACAAGAGATGCTCCGAGCTGAGAATGAGGATGGGATTTCGACACTGTTCTACCTTCAAAAGATATATGCAGATGAATGGGTCAATTTTGTGGAGCGGATGCGTAGAGAGGGAGTGGAGAACGAGAATGATATTTGGACACAGAAGGTTAGGGATCTTCGCCTCTGGGCTTCATATAGGGGACAGACATTGTCCAGAACAGTGCGAGGGATGATGTATTATTATAGTGCCTTGAAGAAGCTTGCCTTTCTTGATTCGGCTTCTGAAATGGACATCAGTATGGGAACTCAGATTGCTCCTGAGCCACCCCGTTCTTACTACACACGTGATGGTGGGGATAACATATTGCAACCAACAGCTTCTCAGGAAATTAGCCGAATGGCTAATGGTATAGGCCATTTGTTTAAGGGGTCTGAGTCCGGGAGTGCTATGATGAAGTTCACATATGTTGTGGCATGCCAAGTTTATGGACAgcataaagcaaaaggagaccATAGGGCTGAGGAGATTTTGTTCCTGATGAAAAGTCATGAGGCCCTTCGAATTGCCTATGTTGATGAGGTTAACTTAGGATTGGGTAACGTCGAGTACTATTCGGTTCTTGTGAAATTTGATCAACGACTTCAGAGAGAGGTGGAGATCTATCGAATCAGACTGCCAGGCCCCTTGAAGCTTGGTGAGGGCAAACCGGAAAACCAAAACCATGCTATAATCTTTACACGGGGTGATGCGATTCAGACAATTGATATGAATCAAGATAACCATTTTGAGGAGGCACTTAAGATGAGGAATTTGTTGGAATCTTTCAAGAAAAACTATGGCATTAGGAAGCCCACTATTCTTGGAGTCCGTGAGAAAGTTTTCACCGGTTCGGTTTCTTCACTCGCGTGGTTCATGTCTTCTCAAGAAACGAGTTTTGTAACCCTAGGACAGCGTGTGCTTGCCAACCCACTGAAGGTGAGGATGCACTATGGTCATCCTGATGTATTTGATCGGTTTTGGTTCATCCCCCGTGGTGGAATTAGCAAGGCCTCAAGAGTGATAAATATTAGCGAGGATATATTTGCTGGATTCAATTGCACTTTAAGAGGTGGGAACGTGACtcatcatgaatacattcagGTAGGCAAAGGAAGAGATGTTGGTTTGAATCAGATATCTATGTTTGAAGCAAAAGTAGCAAGTGGTAATGGTGAGCAAGCTTTAAGCAGAGACGTTTACAGACTGGGTCACAGGCTAGATTTTTTCAGAATGTTGTCTTTCTTCTACACAACGGTTGGCTACTACTTCAACACAATGCTGATCGTATTCACTGTTTATGCATTCTTGTGGGGTCGCCTTTATCTAGCACTGAGTGGTGTTGAGAAAATAGCAAAGGATAGGAGTAGCAGCAATGAAGCTCTTGGTGCAATCTTGAATCAGCAATTTGTTATCCAGCTAGGACTTTTCACTGCACTTCCTATGATTCTTGAAAACTCCCTGGAGCGTGGGTTTCTTCCAGCAATTTGGGACTTCATAACAATGCAGCTACAACTCGCATCCTTTTTCTACACGTTTTCCTTGGGAACTCGAAGCCATTACTTTGGTCGGACTATACTCCACGGTGGAGCCAAGTATCGTGCCACTGGAAGAGGCTTTGTGGTGGAGCATAAGAAATTCGCTGAGAACTACAGATTGTATGCTCGAACTCACTTCATCAAGGCGATTGAGCTGGCGATTATCTTGCTGGTATATGCGGCTTATAGCCCCTTGGCTAAGAGTTCTCTCGTCTACATACTAATGACGATTTCGAGCTGGTTCCTTATCACATCCTGGATCATTTCTCCCTTTCTGTTTAACCCATCTGGTTTTGATTGGCTCAAAACAGTTTATGATTTCGACGATTTCATGAATTGGCTTTGGTCCAGAGGCGGGTTGTTCACCAAAGCAGATCAGAGTTGGTTCACATGGTGGAACGAGGAACAAGATCATCTGAAAACAACTGGAGTGTGGGGAAAACTGCTGGAGATTTTACTTGATCTTCGGTTCTTCTTTTTCCAGTATAGCATTGTGTACCATCTTCGCATTGCGGATGGTCAGACCAGCATTGGTGTGTACTTGGTTTCTTGGGGATGCATCATCGGGATCGCTGCGATATACATCACAACAATCTATGCCCAGAAAAGATTCTCCGTGAAGGAGCATATTAAATACAGATTCATCCAGTTCTTAGTAATATGGCTCACGGTTCTTGTGGTCGTGCTGATGCTGCAGTTCACTAAACTTACAGTTGTTGATCTGTTGATAAGTCTCTTGGCTTTTATTCCCACGGGCTGGGGATTGATCTCCATAGCTCAAGTACTGAGACCGTTTCTGATATCGACAGTGGTTTGGGACACAGTGATATCTGTGGCTCGCCTCTACGACTTGTGCTTTGGGTTGATAGTAATGGCTCCAGTTGCATTGCTTTCGTGGTTGCCTGGTTTTCAGAATATGCAAACTCGGATTTTGTTTAATGAAGCCTTTAGCAGAGGGTTGCAAATTTCTATCATTCTAGCTGGCAAAAAATCCGCTTGA